Proteins encoded in a region of the Ziziphus jujuba cultivar Dongzao chromosome 3, ASM3175591v1 genome:
- the LOC132803308 gene encoding uncharacterized protein LOC132803308 — protein sequence MEDDDIVIAVLYNGTLVQNDSGDWEYRNGKNVMVSVGKRYTKSELEDEIFNSIEIDRNEYLLKLKWIYGRCAEKLDPTEIRCDRDVKCFLQEVRNGGMTMMRPPLYVEVISKVEHVCRNVHQTAFASDSGSNLHSFSCPPIGGRLPQASGTEPIQATSQEIMVQETQFRDQVDVRGGAWTSFNIHEGVDVGGDYAERFPNDEEYEQLHHIDHDENYNAAGDDVGHNDVDFDHELPDNDNDMHPEMNNEGVDDVRVHRATSDHISSSNRSGSMAIFSSKFTGCESIVVGQLFRNKRDLQNISFGFRHWRWRERASIYMVFPKPEGCHRRFSRFGVCE from the coding sequence atggaagatgatgacattgtaattgcggttttatacaatggaacattggtacaaaatgatagtggtgattgggaatatcgaaatggtaaaaatgtaatggtttccgtcggcaagagatacacaaaatcagagttagaggatgagattttcaattctattgagatagatcgaaatgaatatttgctaaagctaaaatggatatatggacgatgtgcagaaaagttggatcctacagaaatacgatgtgatagggatgtgaaatgctttcttcaagaagtgaggaatggagggatgacaatgatgcggcctccattgtatgttgaggtgatttcaaaagttgaacatgtatgtagaaatgttcatcaaacagcatttgcttcggatagtgggagtaatcttcattctttttcttgtcctccaattggcggtcgtctaccacaagcttccggtactgaaccaattcaggctacatctcaggaaattatggttcaagaaactcagtttagagatcaagttgatgttcgtgggggggcctggacatcatttaacattcacgaaggagttgatgttggaggtgactatgctgaacggtttcctaacgacgaggagtatgagcagttgcatcatattgatcatgatgagaattacaatgcagcaggggatgatgttggtcataatgatgtagattttgatcatgagttgccggataatgataatgatatgcatcctgaaatgaacaatgaaggagttgatgatgttagggttcatcgtgctacaagtgaccacatatcatcgagcaacagaagtggttctatggccatattttcgtcaaagttcactggctgtgagagcatagtagttggacaattatttcgcaacaaacgtgacctacagaatatatcctttggctttcggcattggagatggagagaacgagcaagcatatacatggtttttccaaaacctgaaggatgccatcggagattttccagatttggtgtttgtgagtga